The following proteins are co-located in the Gloeocapsa sp. PCC 7428 genome:
- a CDS encoding glycosyltransferase, whose amino-acid sequence MNNPILSIIIPTHNRPHLLPLAVKSALAQTLNDFEVIVVDDASTESVQLPEDPRLRLIRLDEPHGGAGARNVGTEAAQGRWITYLDDDDRLLPHMAAISLEALSQTQLPTPVAVISGLEIVNTQGEVISTRLPPPIRLRGSHFALEELEPGYSYNTKQTLVVEREVIRQIGGWDKSFRSRVHSELFLRLNPVCTIIGVPIVTYQLYNHQSERVSRDPILRQESFQRLVSKHKSLFQSHPKMFAKFVVDHAQRSYQMGQTRAAISAILWAMQIEPLYTVKRVTRPFRQRLQHNNNSDEVTNFDSN is encoded by the coding sequence ATGAATAATCCTATACTTAGTATTATTATCCCGACTCACAATCGACCACATTTGCTACCTCTTGCAGTGAAAAGTGCCTTGGCGCAAACTCTGAATGATTTTGAGGTGATAGTTGTCGATGATGCTTCTACAGAGTCGGTACAACTCCCAGAAGATCCGCGCTTACGCTTAATTCGTCTCGACGAGCCACATGGAGGCGCAGGTGCGCGTAACGTAGGGACAGAAGCAGCGCAAGGACGATGGATTACTTACCTTGATGATGACGACCGACTCCTCCCGCATATGGCAGCTATTTCGCTAGAGGCATTATCTCAAACTCAGTTGCCAACTCCCGTAGCTGTCATCTCAGGATTAGAAATAGTAAATACTCAAGGTGAAGTCATAAGTACTCGCTTACCACCTCCTATTCGCTTGCGTGGTTCGCATTTTGCGCTGGAAGAACTAGAACCTGGCTATTCATATAATACTAAGCAAACCTTGGTTGTAGAACGAGAAGTTATTCGCCAGATTGGCGGTTGGGACAAGTCGTTTCGCTCGCGCGTTCACTCTGAACTCTTTCTGCGGCTTAACCCTGTTTGTACAATCATCGGTGTGCCAATTGTGACATATCAACTATACAATCACCAAAGCGAACGCGTATCACGAGATCCTATATTGCGTCAAGAAAGCTTTCAGCGTTTGGTGAGTAAGCACAAATCGCTCTTTCAATCTCACCCTAAAATGTTTGCTAAGTTTGTTGTTGATCACGCTCAAAGATCTTATCAAATGGGTCAAACACGTGCAGCAATTTCTGCCATTTTATGGGCGATGCAAATTGAGCCGCTTTATACTGTTAAGAGAGTTACAAGACCATTTCGTC